TGTGGAGCTGGGGGCTGCCGCCTCACGTTCGGGTGGACGAGCTTCACGAGGTCCTTGGCCCGGACGGGGCGCTTTCCATGCGGCCCCGGGGCGACCAGTTGCCGCCGGCGGCGGACAAGCCGGGGTCCACGGTGGACGGCGCCAAGGTTTTCGACAGCGTGCCGCATGCCAACGGGGTGGATCCCGGCAGCCTGGGGTATTTGTGGCTCCTGCAGCGGGATACGCCGGAGCCACACGCGGTCATCTACCAGCGTAACGATATGGTGGAAGATGAGCTGGCCGCCTTCATCCAGGCCATTCGCGAGGACGGTGAGGTCCGCGTGGGCGGCCGTGAGGCCATTGCGGCGCTCCGGGTCGCGATGGCGGTGCTGGAATCCGGGGAGACGGGGCGCCTGGTGCGTTTGAGCGAGGTCACGGCGCCTGCGGGACGGAAGGCTTAAGAGCGAGCGCGCTATGACGGAGTGGTGGAGGGCCGGATACTTTTTCCGGCTGGAAGACTTCGAGCACCGGTCGCTCCTGGAGAACCTCGAGTACGTCTGGCTGGCCCTTTCGAACCTGCCCCGCTACATCGACGAACACCTGGAACCTTCCCTGGCGGGCACCATCATGCCGGGGGCATACGTGTCGGACCGCGTGCAGCTTGGCGAAGGGTGCGTCGTGGAAAGCGGGGCCATGGTCAAAGGCCCGGCCATCATCGGCCCGGGCACGGTGATCCGGCAGGGGGCGTACATCCGGGAGTACGTCCTGGTCGGGGCGGGCTGCGTCGTCGGGCACGCCACGGAGGTGAAGGCCTCGATCCTGCTGGACGGGGCCCAGGCACCTCACTTCAATTACGTCGGCGATTCCATCCTGGGCCGCCACTGCAACCTGGGGGCGGGCACCAAGCTTTCCAACCTCAAAAACGA
This is a stretch of genomic DNA from Bacillota bacterium. It encodes these proteins:
- a CDS encoding Gfo/Idh/MocA family oxidoreductase, with product WSWGLPPHVRVDELHEVLGPDGALSMRPRGDQLPPAADKPGSTVDGAKVFDSVPHANGVDPGSLGYLWLLQRDTPEPHAVIYQRNDMVEDELAAFIQAIREDGEVRVGGREAIAALRVAMAVLESGETGRLVRLSEVTAPAGRKA